In one Bradyrhizobium cosmicum genomic region, the following are encoded:
- a CDS encoding alpha/beta hydrolase produces the protein MAIRLLRGMFNALKWALCAVGAVALVLTAMIATPLQRPPEMRSVSDSSKGIDWSTLPPLERFQARDGTWLGFRHYAAKAFSSEVEAGSREENASKQESGAPFRSHRNGNGSGAATGRGAIFIHGSSGSSATVNHALTHAMSAHGVETWALDIRGHGGSGTRGDIGYVGQLEDDLVDFVAEVRKTAPDLPLTLVGHSAGAGFSLRVAATPIMQDMFVRTVLLAPYLGYDAPTNRPNSGGWASADIPRFLGLAALRKLGIDCCAQLPVLALAVRPNMEKILVSTYSDRLMRNYATRGYRLDLPAVTHPMTIFGGAEDEMMISDKYAETVQAIKPSVDVKLLDGINHMGIVTNPKAVNAIAEDVATRGAGQS, from the coding sequence ATGGCGATCCGGTTGCTGCGCGGCATGTTCAACGCACTGAAATGGGCCCTGTGTGCGGTCGGCGCCGTCGCGCTGGTCCTGACCGCGATGATCGCGACGCCGCTGCAGCGGCCGCCCGAGATGCGGTCGGTCTCCGACTCATCCAAGGGCATCGACTGGTCCACCCTGCCGCCACTCGAGCGCTTCCAGGCGCGCGACGGCACCTGGCTCGGCTTTCGGCACTACGCCGCCAAAGCGTTTTCAAGCGAAGTGGAAGCCGGTTCGCGTGAAGAAAACGCGTCAAAACAAGAATCAGGAGCCCCGTTCCGATCCCATCGGAACGGAAACGGCTCCGGTGCTGCGACCGGCCGCGGCGCGATCTTCATCCATGGCTCCTCCGGCTCCAGCGCCACCGTCAACCACGCACTGACCCATGCGATGTCAGCGCACGGGGTGGAGACCTGGGCGCTCGACATCCGCGGCCACGGCGGCTCTGGCACCCGCGGCGATATCGGTTACGTCGGCCAGCTCGAGGACGATCTCGTCGATTTCGTCGCCGAAGTGCGCAAGACCGCGCCGGATCTGCCGCTGACTCTCGTCGGCCACTCCGCCGGCGCCGGCTTCTCGCTGCGCGTCGCCGCGACGCCGATCATGCAGGACATGTTCGTGCGCACCGTGCTGCTCGCGCCCTATCTCGGCTATGACGCGCCGACCAACCGTCCGAATTCCGGCGGCTGGGCCAGTGCCGACATCCCGCGCTTCCTCGGCCTCGCTGCATTGCGCAAGCTCGGCATCGACTGCTGCGCGCAGCTCCCGGTGCTGGCCCTGGCGGTGCGCCCGAACATGGAGAAGATCCTCGTCTCCACCTATTCCGATCGCCTGATGCGCAATTACGCGACGCGCGGCTATCGCCTCGATTTGCCGGCGGTGACCCATCCGATGACGATCTTCGGCGGCGCCGAAGACGAGATGATGATCTCCGACAAATATGCGGAAACCGTGCAGGCCATCAAACCGTCGGTCGACGTCAAGCTGCTCGACGGCATCAACCACATGGGCATCGTCACCAACCCGAAGGCGGTCAACGCGATCGCCGAGGACGTCGCCACGCGCGGGGCAGGGCAGTCATGA
- the xseA gene encoding exodeoxyribonuclease VII large subunit — protein MPPAEPLLNAPEFTVSELSQSLKRTVEDAFGHVRVRGEISGFRGAHSSGHCYFALKDESAKIEAVIWKGVHGRMRFKPQEGLEVIATGKLTTYPGSSKYQIVIEALEPAGIGALMALMEERKKKLAAEGLFDEARKQLLPWLPDVIGVVTSPTGAVIRDILHRLEDRFPRHVLVWPVKVQGEGSAEQVAAAIRGFNALPEGGKIPRPDVLIVARGGGSLEDLWSFNEEIVVRAASESMIPLISAVGHETDITLIDFVADKRAPTPTAAAEMAVPVRSDLFVEVADLGRRTHAYWMRAHESRRNELRAAARALPSAGDLLAIPRQRLDSAGASLPRGLKANTHAHFRRFTAASSKLTLRVLHGQISQADHRLTVCGERLGLSARSLLRQRRDRFDGLQVRLRASKLANAQAQRNAIVRQRERTQRLGERAGRALATLMQRLDARVGNSGKLLSALSYRGVLARGFALVRDEAGHPVHAADAIGPGARVEIEFADGRVGATTDADRPAPATKRAPAQAKAAAQETKPAPKRVGKPVDQGTLF, from the coding sequence ATGCCGCCTGCGGAACCCCTGCTGAACGCCCCCGAATTCACCGTTTCCGAGCTCTCCCAGTCCCTGAAGCGGACGGTGGAGGACGCCTTCGGCCATGTCCGGGTGCGCGGCGAGATCTCCGGCTTCCGCGGCGCCCATTCCTCCGGCCACTGCTATTTCGCGCTCAAGGACGAGAGCGCCAAGATCGAGGCGGTGATCTGGAAGGGCGTGCACGGGCGGATGCGCTTCAAGCCCCAGGAGGGGCTCGAGGTCATCGCCACCGGAAAGCTGACGACCTATCCGGGCTCCTCGAAATACCAGATCGTGATCGAGGCGCTGGAGCCGGCCGGCATCGGCGCGCTGATGGCGCTGATGGAGGAGCGCAAGAAGAAGCTCGCCGCCGAGGGCCTGTTCGACGAGGCGCGCAAGCAGCTCTTGCCCTGGCTGCCGGACGTGATCGGCGTGGTGACCTCGCCGACCGGCGCGGTGATCCGCGACATCCTGCACCGCTTGGAAGATCGCTTCCCGCGCCATGTGCTGGTGTGGCCGGTGAAGGTGCAAGGCGAAGGCTCGGCCGAGCAGGTCGCCGCCGCGATCCGCGGCTTCAACGCGCTGCCGGAGGGCGGCAAGATTCCGCGGCCCGACGTGCTGATCGTCGCGCGCGGCGGCGGCTCGCTGGAGGATCTCTGGTCGTTCAACGAGGAGATCGTGGTGCGCGCGGCAAGCGAGAGCATGATCCCGCTGATCTCGGCCGTGGGCCACGAGACCGACATCACGCTGATCGATTTCGTCGCCGACAAGCGCGCGCCGACGCCGACGGCGGCGGCCGAGATGGCGGTGCCGGTGCGCAGCGATCTGTTCGTCGAGGTCGCCGATCTCGGGCGACGCACGCATGCCTATTGGATGCGCGCCCACGAAAGCCGCCGCAACGAGCTGCGCGCCGCCGCGCGCGCGCTGCCGTCGGCCGGCGATCTCCTGGCGATCCCGCGGCAACGGCTGGATTCGGCGGGCGCCTCGTTGCCGCGCGGGCTGAAGGCCAACACGCACGCGCATTTCCGCAGGTTCACCGCGGCGAGTTCAAAGCTGACGCTGCGGGTGCTGCATGGCCAGATTTCGCAGGCCGATCACCGCCTCACCGTATGCGGCGAGCGGCTTGGCCTGTCCGCGCGGTCCTTGTTGCGGCAGCGGCGCGATCGTTTCGACGGGCTTCAGGTGCGCCTGCGCGCTTCCAAGCTTGCCAATGCGCAAGCGCAGCGCAACGCGATTGTCCGGCAGCGCGAGCGCACGCAGCGTCTTGGCGAGCGTGCTGGCCGCGCGCTGGCGACGTTGATGCAACGGCTGGATGCCCGCGTCGGGAACAGCGGCAAGCTGCTTTCGGCGTTGTCCTATCGCGGCGTGCTCGCGCGCGGCTTTGCGCTGGTGCGCGACGAGGCGGGGCATCCCGTGCATGCGGCGGATGCGATCGGCCCCGGCGCAAGGGTCGAGATCGAGTTTGCGGATGGTCGTGTGGGCGCGACGACCGATGCGGATCGCCCGGCGCCGGCGACCAAGCGCGCGCCAGCGCAGGCAAAGGCTGCCGCGCAGGAGACAAAACCCGCGCCGAAGCGCGTGGGCAAGCCGGTGGATCAGGGGACGTTGTTCTAA
- a CDS encoding dienelactone hydrolase family protein — protein sequence MRLRSTALFLMLLMSAARAAPAPQQVDIPLSSGVLHAQLYKPEGEGPFPTVIALHGCGGLGSHSESVLPRYRDWAERLLKAGNAVLLPDSYGSRELGPQCRVKEMHVKARRERVTDIAASRAWLMKQGWVARDRVSLIGWANGASALLWAVRPQSAARDAGPDFRAAIAFYPDCRISAGLGWSARVPTLVLIGADDDVSSPPACRQMVDGARGRSALTRIVVYPGAYHDFDRANTPLHAAAGSDAAAPEHGHLGTDAVARADSQKEVSQWLAR from the coding sequence ATGCGCCTTCGATCGACCGCCCTGTTCCTGATGCTGCTGATGTCGGCGGCGCGCGCAGCGCCGGCGCCGCAGCAGGTCGACATTCCGCTGTCGTCCGGCGTGCTGCATGCGCAGCTCTACAAGCCTGAAGGCGAGGGGCCGTTTCCGACCGTGATCGCGCTGCACGGCTGCGGCGGCCTCGGGAGCCATTCCGAGTCCGTCCTGCCGCGCTATCGCGACTGGGCCGAGCGGCTGCTCAAGGCCGGCAACGCCGTGCTGCTGCCCGACAGCTACGGCTCGCGCGAGCTCGGGCCGCAATGCCGCGTCAAGGAGATGCACGTCAAGGCGCGGCGCGAGCGCGTCACCGACATCGCGGCCTCCCGCGCCTGGCTGATGAAGCAGGGCTGGGTGGCGCGCGACCGCGTCAGCCTGATCGGCTGGGCCAACGGCGCCAGCGCGCTGCTCTGGGCGGTGCGGCCGCAGAGCGCGGCGCGCGATGCGGGCCCGGATTTTCGCGCGGCGATCGCGTTCTATCCGGACTGCCGGATCTCGGCCGGTCTCGGCTGGAGCGCGCGGGTGCCGACGCTGGTGCTGATCGGCGCCGATGACGACGTTTCGTCGCCGCCGGCCTGCCGCCAGATGGTGGACGGCGCGCGCGGCCGCAGCGCGCTCACGCGCATCGTGGTCTATCCCGGCGCCTATCACGATTTCGACCGCGCCAACACGCCGCTGCATGCCGCTGCCGGCAGCGATGCCGCGGCGCCCGAGCACGGCCATCTCGGCACCGATGCGGTCGCCCGGGCCGATTCGCAGAAGGAAGTTTCGCAGTGGCTGGCGCGGTAG
- a CDS encoding DUF2093 domain-containing protein: MLNKFGPSGSGEAQVQYLDGDFRVISPGTYVRCAITDTRIPLDELKYWSVDLQEAYATPAAVLQRHFPGAPKPQP, translated from the coding sequence GTGCTGAACAAGTTCGGCCCCTCGGGCAGCGGCGAGGCGCAGGTGCAATATCTCGACGGCGACTTCCGCGTGATCTCGCCGGGGACCTATGTGCGCTGCGCCATCACCGACACGCGGATACCGCTCGACGAATTGAAGTACTGGAGCGTGGACCTGCAGGAGGCCTACGCCACGCCAGCCGCCGTGCTGCAGCGGCACTTCCCCGGCGCGCCGAAGCCGCAGCCGTAG
- the lpxK gene encoding tetraacyldisaccharide 4'-kinase encodes MREPAFWYRPRSPQSLVLSPLGALYGAITARRMAREGVDAGIPVICVGNYHVGGAGKTPTVLALTKLLRELGETPVVLSRGYGGRLQGPVMVDRERHVAADVGDEPLMMARDVPVAVARDRLEGVILAKSQGATVILMDDGFQNPRLLKDASLIVIDSERGLGNGKVFPSGPLRAPLKAQLSRTDALVVIGDGRAANDVAAEIAKRNKPELRARLKPDAATVAQLLGKRVLAFAGIGDPERFFRSLRASGIDVARTRPFADHHVFSREEITALAAEAKAEQLTLVTTEKDLARLRGSEGVPDGIVPFAVQLEFDDPAKLRQLISDHLYKARERRFGRR; translated from the coding sequence ATGCGTGAGCCGGCCTTCTGGTACCGGCCGCGTTCCCCGCAATCCCTTGTCCTCAGCCCGCTCGGTGCCCTCTATGGCGCCATCACCGCGCGCCGCATGGCGCGCGAGGGCGTCGACGCCGGCATCCCGGTGATCTGCGTCGGCAACTACCATGTCGGCGGTGCCGGCAAGACGCCGACCGTGCTGGCGCTGACCAAGCTGTTGCGCGAGCTCGGCGAGACCCCGGTGGTGCTCAGCCGCGGCTATGGCGGGCGGTTGCAGGGCCCGGTCATGGTTGACCGCGAACGCCACGTTGCGGCCGATGTCGGCGACGAGCCGCTGATGATGGCGCGCGACGTCCCTGTCGCGGTCGCGCGCGACCGCCTCGAAGGCGTGATCCTCGCCAAGTCGCAAGGCGCCACCGTCATCCTGATGGACGACGGCTTCCAGAATCCGCGGCTGTTGAAGGATGCCTCCCTGATCGTGATCGACAGCGAGCGCGGCCTCGGCAACGGCAAGGTGTTTCCCTCAGGTCCCCTGCGCGCGCCGCTGAAGGCGCAGCTTTCGCGTACCGACGCGCTGGTGGTGATCGGCGACGGCCGTGCCGCCAACGATGTCGCGGCCGAGATCGCCAAGCGCAACAAGCCGGAGCTGCGCGCGCGCCTCAAGCCGGACGCGGCCACGGTCGCCCAGCTCTTGGGCAAGCGGGTCCTGGCCTTCGCCGGCATCGGCGATCCCGAGCGTTTCTTCCGCTCCTTGCGCGCCAGCGGTATCGATGTCGCGCGCACGCGTCCCTTCGCCGACCATCACGTGTTCTCGCGCGAAGAGATCACCGCGCTCGCAGCAGAGGCGAAAGCCGAGCAGCTCACGCTGGTGACGACGGAAAAGGACCTTGCGCGCCTGCGCGGCAGCGAGGGCGTGCCTGACGGCATCGTGCCGTTCGCGGTGCAGCTCGAATTCGATGACCCCGCCAAGCTGCGGCAGCTGATCAGCGATCATCTCTACAAGGCGCGCGAGCGGCGGTTCGGCAGGCGGTGA
- a CDS encoding 3-deoxy-D-manno-octulosonic acid transferase, with protein MRNSAARDLKMANSLPRALPMTLRMYRRLASGLVPLAPALIKRRLKQGKEDPARVGERRGLSRDVRPHGPLVWIHGASVGEVLAAAALIERLRDLNLRILLTSGTVTSAAVVAKRFPPDVIHQYVPYDSPRYVARFLDHWKPSLALFIESDLWPNLILAGATRRLPMVLINGRMSPRSFPRWRRMYGTISALLSRFDICLAQSKTDAERFSALGGRDVVTTGNLKLDVSAPPADPAKLERLMAMTRGRPIIVAASTHPGEDEMLVAAHRSLVGFFPHLLTVIVPRHPDRGSQISGLVTASGLKPALRSRDELPAPTTDVYIADTMGELGLFYRLSPVVFMGGSLIRHGGQNPIEAIKLGAAIVHGPHVFNFADVYEALDSRGGARQADTQEALVKQLGLLLAEPTIRNKMQHAGASVVEELGGALNRTMTALEPYLLQLRIEMGAANA; from the coding sequence ATGCGCAACTCGGCCGCCCGGGACCTGAAGATGGCTAATTCGCTGCCACGAGCGCTGCCGATGACGCTGCGGATGTATCGGCGCCTGGCATCAGGCCTGGTGCCGCTCGCGCCTGCGCTGATCAAGCGGCGGCTGAAGCAGGGCAAGGAGGATCCCGCGCGCGTCGGCGAGCGGCGAGGCCTGTCCCGGGACGTGCGGCCGCATGGTCCGCTGGTCTGGATCCACGGCGCCAGCGTCGGCGAGGTGCTGGCCGCGGCCGCGCTGATCGAGCGCCTGCGCGATCTCAATCTGCGCATCCTCCTGACCTCGGGCACCGTCACCTCGGCCGCCGTCGTGGCGAAACGCTTTCCGCCCGACGTCATCCATCAATACGTGCCGTATGATTCCCCGCGCTACGTCGCGCGCTTCCTCGACCATTGGAAGCCGTCGCTGGCGCTGTTCATCGAATCCGATCTGTGGCCGAACCTGATCCTGGCCGGCGCGACGCGCCGGCTGCCGATGGTGCTGATCAACGGGCGGATGTCGCCGAGGTCCTTTCCGCGCTGGCGGCGGATGTACGGCACCATCTCGGCGCTGCTGTCGCGGTTCGACATCTGCCTTGCCCAGTCGAAGACCGATGCCGAACGCTTCTCCGCGCTCGGCGGCCGCGACGTCGTCACCACCGGCAACCTCAAGCTCGACGTATCGGCGCCGCCGGCCGATCCGGCCAAGCTCGAACGGCTGATGGCGATGACGCGGGGGCGCCCGATCATCGTCGCGGCCTCGACCCATCCGGGCGAGGACGAGATGCTGGTCGCGGCGCATCGCAGCCTGGTCGGGTTCTTCCCGCACCTTCTGACCGTGATCGTGCCGCGGCATCCGGATCGCGGCTCCCAGATCTCGGGCCTGGTCACGGCCTCCGGCCTGAAACCCGCCTTGCGCTCGCGCGACGAGCTTCCCGCCCCGACCACCGATGTCTACATCGCCGACACCATGGGCGAGCTCGGCCTGTTCTACCGGCTCTCGCCGGTCGTGTTCATGGGGGGATCGCTGATCCGCCACGGCGGACAGAATCCGATCGAGGCGATCAAGCTCGGTGCTGCCATCGTTCATGGTCCGCACGTCTTCAACTTCGCCGACGTCTACGAGGCGCTCGACAGCAGAGGCGGTGCACGCCAGGCCGACACGCAGGAGGCGCTGGTCAAGCAGCTCGGCCTGCTGCTGGCCGAGCCGACCATCCGCAACAAGATGCAACACGCCGGCGCGAGCGTGGTCGAGGAGCTCGGCGGTGCGCTCAATCGCACCATGACCGCGCTCGAACCCTATCTGCTGCAGTTGCGGATCGAGATGGGGGCCGCCAATGCGTGA
- a CDS encoding lysophospholipid acyltransferase family protein has product MTKLLRNTLRSSFVQRAVGILAAEYLRLVWRTNKFTFDPPDVYDRVEPQIPAIFAFWHGQHFLTPFIKNKDWYKARVLISRHRDGEFNAIAAERLGIGTIRGSGDHGGAFHRKGGVGAFKEMVRTLQDGCNVALTADVPKRSRVAGLGIIMLARESGRPIMPFAMATSRFIRLKNWDRTTINLPFGRGALVGIKEIHVPADADAATMEALRLELEETLNEATRRAYAQLGRPGPEDG; this is encoded by the coding sequence TTGACAAAACTGCTTCGCAATACGCTGCGGAGCAGCTTCGTTCAACGCGCCGTGGGTATCCTGGCGGCCGAATATCTGCGTCTGGTCTGGCGGACCAACAAATTCACGTTCGATCCGCCGGACGTCTATGACCGCGTCGAGCCGCAGATCCCGGCGATCTTTGCCTTCTGGCACGGCCAGCATTTCCTCACGCCCTTCATCAAGAACAAGGACTGGTACAAGGCCAGGGTCCTGATCTCCCGCCACCGCGACGGCGAGTTCAATGCGATCGCCGCAGAGCGGCTGGGCATCGGCACCATCCGCGGTTCGGGCGACCACGGCGGCGCCTTCCACCGCAAGGGCGGCGTCGGCGCCTTCAAGGAAATGGTGCGGACGCTCCAGGACGGTTGTAATGTCGCGCTGACCGCCGATGTCCCCAAGCGCTCGCGCGTGGCCGGGCTCGGCATCATTATGCTGGCACGGGAATCGGGGCGGCCGATCATGCCTTTCGCGATGGCGACCAGCCGCTTCATCCGGCTCAAGAACTGGGACCGCACCACCATCAACCTGCCGTTCGGGCGGGGCGCATTGGTCGGCATCAAGGAAATTCACGTTCCCGCGGATGCCGACGCGGCCACGATGGAAGCGCTGCGGCTGGAGCTGGAAGAGACCTTGAACGAGGCGACCCGCCGCGCCTATGCGCAACTCGGCCGCCCGGGACCTGAAGATGGCTAA
- a CDS encoding DUF4170 domain-containing protein, whose translation MPDSAPQQLLHLVIGGELLDLEHNTFKNLDEVEVVGLYPNYAAAHVAWRAKAQSTVDNAQMRYFIVHLHRLLDPNQEPAR comes from the coding sequence ATGCCAGATAGTGCCCCGCAACAACTGCTCCATCTCGTCATCGGTGGTGAACTGCTCGATCTCGAGCACAACACCTTCAAGAATCTCGACGAGGTCGAGGTCGTCGGCCTCTATCCGAATTATGCGGCGGCCCACGTCGCCTGGCGCGCCAAGGCGCAGAGCACGGTCGACAACGCGCAGATGCGCTATTTCATCGTCCATCTCCACCGGCTGCTCGACCCGAATCAAGAACCGGCGCGTTGA
- a CDS encoding 3'(2'),5'-bisphosphate nucleotidase CysQ — MADVDAHSLQTILKRDAALLQDTVREAGALARSMFRTELKTWTKGASSPVSEADIAVNDLLEARLRSATPDYGWLSEESADDSSRLSRRLTWIVDPIDGTRNYLGGHDEWCVSVALVEDAAPVLAAVFAPASDEFFFAARGQGTTLNGQAVRAAGGSTLDFSRVAGPKPMVERLHTSGGDIKLHPRIGSLALRLCRVADGVLDAAFAGGNSHDWDLAAADLIVQEADGRMSDLSGDPILYNRREVTHGVLVAAGRDRHASIVAHFRDRPLP, encoded by the coding sequence TTGGCGGACGTTGACGCGCACTCTCTCCAAACCATCCTGAAGCGCGACGCGGCGCTGCTGCAAGACACGGTGCGGGAAGCGGGCGCGCTCGCGCGGTCGATGTTCCGCACCGAACTGAAGACATGGACCAAGGGCGCGTCCTCGCCGGTGTCGGAAGCCGATATCGCCGTCAATGATCTGCTCGAAGCGCGGCTGCGTTCGGCGACGCCGGACTACGGCTGGCTGTCCGAGGAGAGCGCCGATGATTCGAGCCGGCTGTCGCGGCGGCTGACATGGATCGTCGATCCCATCGACGGCACCCGCAATTATCTGGGCGGCCATGACGAATGGTGCGTCAGCGTCGCGCTGGTCGAGGATGCTGCGCCGGTGCTGGCTGCGGTATTCGCGCCTGCCAGCGACGAGTTCTTCTTCGCGGCCCGCGGCCAGGGCACGACGCTCAACGGTCAAGCCGTTCGGGCGGCGGGCGGATCGACGCTCGACTTCTCCCGCGTCGCCGGCCCGAAGCCGATGGTAGAGCGGCTACACACCTCGGGCGGCGACATCAAGCTGCATCCGCGAATCGGTTCGCTGGCGCTACGCCTTTGCCGGGTCGCCGATGGTGTGCTGGATGCGGCTTTTGCGGGCGGCAACAGCCATGATTGGGACCTTGCGGCGGCCGATTTGATCGTGCAGGAAGCGGATGGTAGGATGAGCGACCTCTCCGGAGACCCCATCCTCTATAACCGCAGGGAAGTTACGCACGGGGTGCTGGTGGCAGCGGGACGCGATCGTCATGCGAGCATTGTCGCGCATTTTCGAGATCGTCCCTTGCCCTGA
- a CDS encoding TldD/PmbA family protein, protein MNPSPSSTLSSKANRDLFDQSALSDLAQRLVEAARRAGADAADAVAVRGISQGVEVRDGRVEESERSEGDDVGLRVLVGQRQAVVSTNDASGDAVTKLAERAVAMARVAPDDKYVGLADPALLARDFPDLDLLDPDVPATSELERRALEAEAAALAVKGVTKSGGASASAGMGGMVLVTSTGFHGSYLRSSQGISATAISGEGTGMERDYDFTSAPHGADLLSPEIVGRSAGERTVARANPRKVETCKVPVVFDPRVAGSLVGHVVGAINGASIARKTSFLKDKLGQQLFAKNIRIIDDPLRKRGLRSQTFDAEGVAVRRTALIDEGVLTTWLLDCATARELGLTTTGHAHRGVSSSPSPGPYNLHLEPGIPTPAELIADIKQGFYVTDLIGSGVNGVTGDYSRGASGFWIENGELTYPVSEVTIAGHLFEIFKSMQPANNLEFRYGVNAPTVRIEGLTLGGR, encoded by the coding sequence GTGAACCCTTCACCAAGCTCGACGCTTTCGTCCAAAGCCAATCGCGACCTGTTCGACCAGTCCGCGCTCTCCGATCTCGCGCAGCGGCTGGTCGAGGCGGCCAGGCGCGCCGGCGCCGACGCGGCCGATGCGGTCGCGGTGCGCGGCATCTCGCAAGGCGTCGAAGTGCGCGACGGCCGCGTCGAGGAATCCGAACGCTCCGAGGGCGACGATGTCGGCCTGCGCGTGCTGGTCGGCCAGCGCCAGGCCGTGGTCTCGACCAACGACGCCAGCGGCGATGCGGTGACCAAGCTTGCCGAGCGCGCCGTGGCGATGGCGCGGGTGGCGCCCGACGACAAATATGTCGGCCTTGCCGATCCCGCGCTGCTGGCGCGCGACTTCCCCGATCTCGACCTGCTCGATCCCGACGTGCCTGCGACCTCCGAGCTCGAGCGCCGCGCGCTCGAGGCCGAGGCCGCCGCGCTCGCCGTTAAGGGCGTGACCAAGTCCGGCGGCGCCTCGGCCTCCGCCGGCATGGGCGGCATGGTGCTGGTCACCAGCACCGGTTTCCACGGTTCTTATCTGCGTTCCAGCCAGGGCATTTCGGCAACCGCGATATCGGGCGAAGGCACCGGCATGGAGCGCGACTACGACTTCACCTCGGCGCCGCACGGCGCCGACCTGCTGTCGCCGGAGATCGTCGGCCGCTCCGCCGGCGAGCGCACCGTGGCGCGCGCCAATCCGCGCAAGGTCGAGACCTGCAAGGTGCCGGTGGTGTTCGATCCCCGCGTTGCGGGCTCGCTGGTCGGCCACGTCGTCGGCGCCATCAACGGCGCCTCGATCGCGCGCAAGACCAGCTTCCTGAAGGACAAGCTTGGCCAGCAGCTGTTCGCGAAGAACATCCGCATCATCGACGATCCCCTGCGCAAGCGCGGCCTGCGCTCGCAGACCTTCGACGCCGAGGGCGTTGCCGTCAGGAGGACCGCGCTGATCGACGAGGGCGTGCTGACCACCTGGCTGCTCGACTGTGCCACCGCGCGCGAACTCGGCCTTACCACCACCGGCCACGCCCATCGCGGCGTCTCGTCCTCGCCCTCGCCGGGACCGTACAATCTGCATCTCGAGCCCGGCATCCCGACGCCGGCCGAGCTGATCGCCGACATCAAGCAGGGCTTCTACGTCACCGACCTGATCGGTTCCGGCGTCAACGGCGTCACCGGCGATTACAGCCGCGGCGCCTCGGGCTTCTGGATCGAGAACGGCGAACTCACCTATCCCGTCAGCGAGGTGACGATCGCGGGCCACCTGTTCGAGATCTTCAAGTCGATGCAGCCTGCGAACAATCTCGAGTTCCGCTACGGCGTCAATGCGCCGACGGTGCGCATCGAGGGTTTGACGCTTGGCGGACGTTGA
- a CDS encoding DUF6101 family protein produces the protein MRRQTATSGIAPAGSGRSLRLDPLSLPVRFDAHDPRADGYTRQIELHRERVVLRRAVRGMRMAINVRVSDFTGVALRGNDETQTLVLVHRDPSLSVPLLVSADGDELAEAWAIWSELFALPQLDEGARKPAARRRRCNAIRARRPKFLMRRRAGVARELPVHREREIIARN, from the coding sequence GTGAGGCGTCAAACAGCAACAAGCGGGATCGCTCCCGCCGGGTCGGGCCGCAGCCTGCGGCTCGACCCCCTTTCCCTTCCGGTCCGCTTCGATGCGCATGATCCGCGCGCCGACGGATACACAAGGCAGATCGAGCTTCACCGCGAACGCGTCGTGCTGCGCCGTGCCGTCCGCGGCATGCGGATGGCGATCAACGTCCGCGTCAGCGACTTCACCGGCGTCGCGCTCCGCGGCAACGACGAAACGCAGACCCTCGTTCTCGTGCATCGCGACCCTTCGCTCTCCGTTCCGCTGCTGGTCAGCGCCGATGGCGACGAACTGGCCGAGGCCTGGGCGATCTGGAGCGAGCTGTTCGCACTTCCGCAGCTCGACGAAGGCGCCCGCAAGCCCGCCGCCCGCCGTCGCCGCTGCAACGCGATCCGCGCCCGCCGTCCGAAATTTTTGATGCGCCGCCGCGCCGGTGTTGCGCGCGAGCTGCCGGTTCATCGCGAGCGCGAGATCATCGCAAGGAACTAA